In Oncorhynchus gorbuscha isolate QuinsamMale2020 ecotype Even-year linkage group LG08, OgorEven_v1.0, whole genome shotgun sequence, one genomic interval encodes:
- the LOC124041461 gene encoding tyrosine-protein phosphatase non-receptor type 20-like isoform X4, translating to MAGQESCNSKPSHQACCLSSKSMTNLLHEASDRNQIPVMPLDETMMGSKNSQSDGWSSEDEDDETFEAKGQETMSPFPGPPIVSEEELARLAMISPARTSQYAGSRVKALIQILQHQLDQQELVREFMALEHLKPSDNCLVGKAPENREKNRYRDILPYDKTRVPVGDNQDYINASYIRMEVGNEEFIYISCQGPLPSTVPDFWQMVWENRSDVIAMMTQEVERGRVKCHCYWPERVSCPLDTGRFQLSLENQQIKEYFHIKIIRMVEKESGETHFVRHLKFIRWPDHGVPRSSEQLVRFIRYLRAVHHKGPVTVHCSAGIGRTGVLICTDVILSLIENDLPINVSNIVREMRLQRYGMIQTKEQYLFCYKVWLEVLHRILQLHGQHWQPESPRKLNTSPRTHSNRWQPESPHEDNQFV from the exons gaaccAAATCCCTGTGATGCCATTGGACGAAACCATGATGGGCAGCAAGAACAGCCAATCAGATGGCTGGAGCAGcgaggatgaggatgatgagaCATTTGAAGCTAAAGGTCAGGAGACCATGTCACCCTTcccag GTCCACCTATAGTATCAGAAGAAGAGTTGGCCAGACTAGCCATGATCAGTCCAGCTAGGACCAGTCAATACGCTGGGTCCAGAGTGAAAGCCCTCATACAGATTCTACAACATCAACTAGACCAGCAAGAACTGGTCCGAGAGTTCATG GCCTTGGAGCATCTAAAGCCGTCTGATAACTGTCTAGTGGGGAAAGCTCCGGAGAACCGGGAGAAGAACCGCTATCGTGACATCCTGCCCT ACGATAAGACGCGTGTTCCAGTGGGTGATAACCAGGACTATATTAATGCCAGTTATATCCGTATGGAGGTTGGCAATGAGGAGTTCATCTATATCTCCTGCCAGGGTCCTCTGCCCTCCACCGTGCCCGACTTCTGGCAGATGGTCTGGGAGAACAG GTCTGATGTGATAGCCATGATGACccaggaggtggagagaggcagGGTGAAGTGTCACTGCTACTGGCCAGAGAGGGTGAGCTGTCCCCTAGACACAGGGCGCTTCCAGCTCAGCCTGGAGAACCAGCAGATCAAGGAATACTTCCACATCAAGATCATCCGCATGGTGGAGAAAGAG TCTGGTGAGACCCACTTTGTCCGTCACCTGAAGTTTATCCGTTGGCCTGACCATGGTGTGCCGCGGAGTTCAGAGCAGCTGGTCAGATTTATTCGCTACCTCCGAGCAGTCCACCATAAAGGACCTGTCACTGTACACTGTAGTGCTGGGATAGGACGAACAGGAGTACTGATCTGCACTGACGTCATCCTGAGTCTCATAGAGAACGATCTCCCG ATCAACGTTAGTAACATTGTGAGGGAGATGAGACTGCAGCGATATGGCATGATTCAGACTAAG GAACAGTACCTGTTCTGCTACAAGGTATGGTTGGAGGTTCTACATCGCATCCTGCAGCTGCATGGTCAGCATTGGCAACCAGAGAGCCCCCGCAAACTTAACACGAGCCCTCGCACACACAGTAACCGATGGCAACCTGAGAGCCCCCATGAAGATAATCAATTTGTTTGA
- the LOC124041461 gene encoding tyrosine-protein phosphatase non-receptor type 20-like isoform X5, which yields MAGQESCNSKPSHQACCLSSKSMTNLLHEASDRNQIPVMPLDETMMGSKNSQSDGWSSEDEDDETFEAKGPPIVSEEELARLAMISPARTSQYAGSRVKALIQILQHQLDQQELVREFMALEHLKPSDNCLVGKAPENREKNRYRDILPYDKTRVPVGDNQDYINASYIRMEVGNEEFIYISCQGPLPSTVPDFWQMVWENRSDVIAMMTQEVERGRVKCHCYWPERVSCPLDTGRFQLSLENQQIKEYFHIKIIRMVEKESGETHFVRHLKFIRWPDHGVPRSSEQLVRFIRYLRAVHHKGPVTVHCSAGIGRTGVLICTDVILSLIENDLPINVSNIVREMRLQRYGMIQTKEQYLFCYKVWLEVLHRILQLHGQHWQPESPRKLNTSPRTHSNRWQPESPHEDNQFV from the exons gaaccAAATCCCTGTGATGCCATTGGACGAAACCATGATGGGCAGCAAGAACAGCCAATCAGATGGCTGGAGCAGcgaggatgaggatgatgagaCATTTGAAGCTAAAG GTCCACCTATAGTATCAGAAGAAGAGTTGGCCAGACTAGCCATGATCAGTCCAGCTAGGACCAGTCAATACGCTGGGTCCAGAGTGAAAGCCCTCATACAGATTCTACAACATCAACTAGACCAGCAAGAACTGGTCCGAGAGTTCATG GCCTTGGAGCATCTAAAGCCGTCTGATAACTGTCTAGTGGGGAAAGCTCCGGAGAACCGGGAGAAGAACCGCTATCGTGACATCCTGCCCT ACGATAAGACGCGTGTTCCAGTGGGTGATAACCAGGACTATATTAATGCCAGTTATATCCGTATGGAGGTTGGCAATGAGGAGTTCATCTATATCTCCTGCCAGGGTCCTCTGCCCTCCACCGTGCCCGACTTCTGGCAGATGGTCTGGGAGAACAG GTCTGATGTGATAGCCATGATGACccaggaggtggagagaggcagGGTGAAGTGTCACTGCTACTGGCCAGAGAGGGTGAGCTGTCCCCTAGACACAGGGCGCTTCCAGCTCAGCCTGGAGAACCAGCAGATCAAGGAATACTTCCACATCAAGATCATCCGCATGGTGGAGAAAGAG TCTGGTGAGACCCACTTTGTCCGTCACCTGAAGTTTATCCGTTGGCCTGACCATGGTGTGCCGCGGAGTTCAGAGCAGCTGGTCAGATTTATTCGCTACCTCCGAGCAGTCCACCATAAAGGACCTGTCACTGTACACTGTAGTGCTGGGATAGGACGAACAGGAGTACTGATCTGCACTGACGTCATCCTGAGTCTCATAGAGAACGATCTCCCG ATCAACGTTAGTAACATTGTGAGGGAGATGAGACTGCAGCGATATGGCATGATTCAGACTAAG GAACAGTACCTGTTCTGCTACAAGGTATGGTTGGAGGTTCTACATCGCATCCTGCAGCTGCATGGTCAGCATTGGCAACCAGAGAGCCCCCGCAAACTTAACACGAGCCCTCGCACACACAGTAACCGATGGCAACCTGAGAGCCCCCATGAAGATAATCAATTTGTTTGA